In the genome of Flavobacterium panacagri, one region contains:
- a CDS encoding DUF2851 family protein → MKEDFLYYLWKFKKFDTLNLKSAQGELITILKSGDYLELSGPDFFNAQIEIGNQKWAGNVEIHLKSSDWYLHNHEKDPAYQNVILHVVWENDTAIFREDNTEIPVLVLKDFVDKEILANYKALVSPKTWISCEKQIKGIDSFVFKSWQERLFFERLERKSKFIYELLEETNQDWEAVLFFLLAKNFGLNTNGVSFLQIAKSIPFSIIRKESFENENLEALFFGTAGLLNGEKEDVYFKDLKFRYFYLLNKYQLERTFVEPVQFFKLCPDNFPTIRLSQMAGLYHKYQNLFSKINDLKSIASVYNLFNVSTSSYWQNHYQFDKESPKKSKLLSKAFLDLIVINTIIPIQFAYSAVLGESIVEDLIDFMNEVASEKNAVIDKFISFGIKPKNAFESQTLLELKNEYCNHKACLKCAVGVELLKNN, encoded by the coding sequence ATGAAAGAAGACTTTCTTTATTATCTCTGGAAATTCAAGAAGTTTGATACTTTGAATTTGAAAAGCGCGCAAGGCGAATTAATTACTATTTTGAAATCAGGTGATTATTTAGAGCTTTCGGGGCCTGATTTTTTTAATGCACAGATAGAAATTGGAAATCAAAAATGGGCAGGCAATGTCGAAATTCATTTAAAATCTTCCGATTGGTATCTTCATAATCACGAAAAAGATCCTGCTTATCAAAATGTGATCCTTCATGTAGTTTGGGAGAATGATACGGCTATTTTTAGAGAAGATAATACAGAAATTCCCGTTTTGGTTCTCAAAGACTTTGTTGATAAAGAAATACTCGCTAATTATAAAGCATTGGTTTCTCCTAAAACATGGATTTCATGCGAAAAACAAATTAAAGGTATTGACAGTTTTGTTTTTAAAAGCTGGCAGGAAAGATTGTTTTTTGAACGTTTGGAACGCAAATCAAAATTTATTTATGAATTATTAGAAGAAACAAATCAAGACTGGGAAGCAGTTTTGTTTTTTCTTTTGGCAAAGAATTTCGGTTTAAATACAAATGGAGTTTCTTTTCTTCAAATTGCCAAATCAATTCCGTTTTCAATCATAAGGAAAGAAAGTTTCGAAAACGAAAATCTCGAAGCATTATTTTTTGGAACCGCTGGTTTGCTTAATGGAGAAAAAGAAGATGTCTATTTTAAAGATTTAAAATTCAGATATTTTTATTTATTGAATAAGTACCAATTGGAAAGAACATTTGTTGAACCTGTACAATTTTTTAAACTTTGCCCAGATAATTTTCCAACCATAAGGCTTTCACAAATGGCAGGTCTTTATCATAAATATCAAAATTTGTTTTCTAAAATAAATGATTTAAAGTCTATTGCGAGCGTTTATAATCTTTTTAATGTTTCGACAAGTAGTTATTGGCAGAACCATTATCAGTTTGATAAAGAAAGTCCGAAGAAATCAAAGCTATTATCGAAGGCATTTTTAGATTTGATTGTGATCAATACGATTATTCCAATTCAGTTTGCTTACTCGGCTGTATTAGGGGAGTCAATTGTTGAAGATTTAATTGATTTCATGAATGAAGTTGCATCAGAGAAAAATGCCGTAATAGATAAGTTTATTTCGTTTGGAATAAAACCGAAAAATGCATTTGAAAGCCAAACTTTGTTAGAGCTCAAAAATGAATATTGTAATCATAAAGCTTGTTTAAAATGTGCGGTTGGAGTGGAACTTCTAAAAAACAATTAG
- the rplK gene encoding 50S ribosomal protein L11, which yields MAKEISKVVKLQVKGGAANPSPPVGPALGAAGVNIMEFCKQFNARTQDKPGKICPVQITVYKDKSFDFVVKTPPAAVQLMEAAKLKSGSGEPNRKKVASVTWEQIRTIAEDKMPDLNAFTIEKAMSMVAGTARSMGITVSGDAPF from the coding sequence ATGGCTAAAGAAATTAGTAAGGTAGTTAAACTACAAGTTAAGGGAGGTGCTGCGAACCCGTCGCCACCGGTTGGACCTGCTTTAGGAGCTGCTGGGGTTAACATCATGGAGTTCTGTAAGCAATTTAATGCTAGAACTCAAGATAAACCTGGCAAAATTTGTCCAGTGCAAATCACTGTGTACAAAGACAAATCATTTGATTTTGTTGTTAAGACTCCTCCAGCAGCAGTTCAGTTAATGGAAGCTGCAAAGCTAAAATCTGGTTCTGGTGAGCCTAATCGTAAAAAAGTAGCTAGCGTTACTTGGGAACAAATTAGAACTATTGCTGAAGACAAAATGCCAGACTTAAACGCTTTTACAATTGAAAAAGCTATGAGTATGGTTGCTGGAACAGCTAGATCTATGGGTATAACCGTATCAGGAGATGCTCCTTTTTAA
- the nusG gene encoding transcription termination/antitermination protein NusG: MADNNVKKWYVVRAVSGQENKVKAYIETEIARLGMEDYVSQVLVPTEKVVTVKDGKKSSKDKVYFPGYVMIEANLVGEIPHIIKSITSVIGFLGETKGGEPVPLRLSEVNRMLGKVDELAVNTDTRSIPFSVGETVKVIDGPFNGFNGSVEKINEEKRKLEVMVKIFGRKTPLELSFMQVEKV; the protein is encoded by the coding sequence ATGGCAGATAATAATGTGAAAAAATGGTACGTAGTTAGAGCGGTTAGCGGTCAAGAGAATAAAGTGAAAGCTTATATCGAGACTGAGATTGCGAGATTAGGTATGGAGGATTATGTTTCTCAGGTTTTAGTTCCTACTGAAAAAGTAGTTACTGTAAAAGATGGGAAAAAATCATCTAAGGATAAAGTGTATTTTCCTGGATATGTTATGATCGAAGCTAATTTAGTTGGTGAGATTCCTCATATTATTAAGTCAATTACTAGTGTTATTGGATTTTTAGGAGAGACTAAAGGCGGGGAGCCTGTTCCTTTAAGGCTTTCTGAAGTAAACCGTATGTTAGGTAAAGTAGATGAGTTGGCTGTAAATACAGATACTCGTTCTATTCCGTTTAGTGTTGGAGAAACGGTTAAGGTTATTGATGGGCCTTTCAATGGATTTAATGGATCTGTTGAGAAAATCAATGAAGAGAAGCGTAAACTTGAAGTAATGGTTAAGATTTTCGGAAGAAAGACTCCATTAGAGTTGAGTTTTATGCAAGTTGAAAAAGTATAA
- a CDS encoding PspC family transcriptional regulator, with translation MSAILKLKFFFEKYGFHVSSRLADKLGMRVTSVRLFFIYISFVTAGLGFGVYLTLAFWIRLKDLIRSKRTSVFDL, from the coding sequence ATGTCAGCTATTTTAAAACTAAAATTCTTTTTTGAAAAATATGGTTTCCATGTTTCTTCTAGATTGGCAGATAAATTAGGGATGCGTGTAACAAGTGTTAGATTGTTTTTTATCTATATTTCTTTTGTTACGGCAGGTTTAGGATTTGGAGTTTATTTGACATTGGCATTTTGGATTAGACTTAAGGATTTAATCCGCTCCAAAAGAACATCAGTATTTGATTTATAA
- the rplA gene encoding 50S ribosomal protein L1 yields MAKLTKKQKEAASKIEKNKLYSLKDAAALLKVVASAKFDESVDIAVRLGVDPRKANQMVRGVVTLPHGTGKDVKVLALVTPDKEAEAKEAGADYVGLDDYLQKIKDGWTDVDVIITMPAVMGKLGPLGRILGPRGLMPNPKTGTVTMDVAKAVQEVKAGKIDFKVDKTGIVHAGIGKVSFGAEQIVDNAHEIIQTLIKLKPTAAKGTYIKGIHLTSTMSPAIALDPKAV; encoded by the coding sequence ATGGCAAAATTAACAAAAAAGCAAAAAGAGGCTGCTTCAAAAATTGAAAAGAACAAATTATACTCTCTAAAAGATGCTGCTGCATTATTGAAAGTTGTTGCTTCTGCAAAATTTGATGAGTCTGTTGATATCGCAGTTCGTTTGGGTGTTGATCCAAGAAAAGCGAATCAAATGGTAAGAGGTGTAGTTACATTACCTCATGGAACTGGTAAAGATGTTAAAGTATTAGCATTAGTTACTCCAGATAAAGAAGCGGAAGCTAAAGAAGCTGGAGCTGATTATGTAGGTCTTGATGACTATTTACAAAAAATTAAAGATGGTTGGACAGATGTTGATGTTATCATCACTATGCCAGCTGTTATGGGTAAATTAGGTCCATTAGGTCGTATTTTAGGACCTAGAGGTTTAATGCCAAACCCTAAAACAGGTACAGTAACTATGGATGTTGCTAAAGCTGTTCAAGAAGTTAAGGCTGGTAAAATTGACTTTAAAGTTGATAAAACTGGTATCGTTCACGCAGGAATCGGTAAAGTTTCTTTTGGAGCTGAGCAGATTGTTGACAACGCACACGAAATTATTCAAACATTAATAAAACTTAAACCAACTGCTGCAAAAGGTACATACATCAAAGGTATTCACCTTACAAGCACTATGAGTCCTGCTATTGCATTAGACCCAAAAGCAGTATAA
- a CDS encoding helix-hairpin-helix domain-containing protein, translating to MNFSYFKKYLHFTKYQRAGILILFLIIVVVQLFYLFADFSISEEKSPDKEKWLDLQSEIDKEKTLKGNNKPVIYLFNPNFISDYKGYKLGMSVEEIDRLLAFRKENKYVNSAEEFQKVTGISDSLLNKISPLFKFPDWVEHKSNLKSEKLEYNTIAYPEKVKLEILDINQATQEDLMKIYGIGEGLSTRILKQKEIMGCFVSMDQMEDVWGLSPQVINELKTHFKVVIPSTLKKINVNDASLKELSQFPYFKYALAKQIVTYRSMNGNFNNIEDLSKIKDFPVEKAKIISLYLEY from the coding sequence ATGAATTTTAGTTATTTTAAAAAATATTTACATTTTACAAAGTATCAGAGAGCAGGCATTTTAATACTGTTTTTAATAATAGTAGTAGTGCAGCTGTTTTATCTATTTGCGGATTTTTCTATAAGTGAAGAGAAAAGTCCTGATAAAGAAAAATGGCTCGATCTTCAATCGGAAATAGATAAAGAAAAAACTTTAAAGGGAAATAATAAACCAGTAATTTATCTATTTAATCCAAATTTTATTTCAGATTATAAAGGATATAAACTCGGAATGTCGGTTGAGGAAATTGATCGTTTATTGGCATTTCGTAAAGAAAATAAATATGTAAACTCTGCTGAAGAGTTTCAAAAGGTTACTGGTATTTCAGATTCGTTGCTAAATAAAATTTCTCCCTTATTTAAATTTCCAGATTGGGTGGAGCATAAATCTAATTTAAAATCGGAGAAATTAGAATACAATACAATTGCTTATCCAGAGAAAGTAAAGCTTGAAATCTTAGATATAAATCAGGCAACACAGGAAGATTTAATGAAGATATATGGAATTGGTGAAGGTCTATCCACTCGGATATTAAAGCAAAAAGAAATTATGGGATGTTTTGTTTCAATGGATCAAATGGAAGATGTTTGGGGGCTTTCTCCTCAAGTTATAAATGAATTAAAAACTCATTTTAAAGTAGTAATCCCGTCAACATTAAAAAAAATAAATGTGAATGATGCTTCGTTAAAAGAATTATCCCAGTTTCCGTATTTTAAATATGCTCTCGCAAAACAGATTGTAACATATAGAAGCATGAATGGAAATTTTAATAATATTGAGGATTTATCAAAAATTAAAGATTTTCCTGTTGAAAAAGCAAAAATAATTAGTTTATATTTGGAGTACTAA
- the tuf gene encoding elongation factor Tu, which yields MAKENFNRSKPHLNIGTIGHVDHGKTTLTAAITKVLSDAGYCQAKSFDQIDNAPEEKERGITINTSHVEYETANRHYAHVDCPGHADYVKNMVTGAAQMDGAILVVAATDGPMPQTREHILLGRQVGIPRIVVFMNKVDMVDDAELLELVEMEIRDLLSFYEYDGDNGPVVQGSALGGLNNDPNWVPKIIELMEAVDAWIEEPVRDVAKPFLMPVEDVFTITGRGTVATGRIETGVANTGDPVEIIGMGAEKLTSTITGVEMFRKILDRGEAGDNVGLLLRGIDKADIKRGMVIIKPGSVKPHAKFKAEVYILKKEEGGRHTPFHNNYRPQFYVRTTDVTGVITLPAGVEMVMPGDNLTIEVALLSPIAMNVGLRFAIREGGRTVGAGQVTEIVE from the coding sequence ATGGCAAAGGAGAATTTTAATCGTTCCAAACCGCACTTAAACATAGGTACAATTGGACACGTAGATCACGGAAAAACTACATTAACTGCTGCAATTACAAAAGTATTGTCAGATGCTGGTTACTGTCAAGCAAAATCGTTTGATCAAATCGATAACGCTCCAGAGGAGAAAGAAAGAGGTATTACTATTAATACATCACACGTAGAGTATGAAACTGCTAACCGTCACTACGCTCACGTTGACTGTCCTGGTCACGCGGATTACGTAAAGAACATGGTTACTGGTGCTGCTCAAATGGACGGAGCTATCTTAGTAGTTGCTGCTACAGATGGTCCAATGCCACAAACACGTGAGCACATCCTTTTAGGTCGTCAGGTTGGTATTCCAAGAATCGTTGTTTTCATGAACAAAGTGGATATGGTTGATGATGCTGAGTTATTAGAGCTTGTTGAAATGGAAATTAGAGATTTGTTATCTTTCTACGAATATGATGGAGATAATGGTCCTGTAGTTCAAGGTTCTGCTTTAGGAGGATTAAACAATGATCCAAACTGGGTACCTAAAATTATCGAATTAATGGAAGCTGTTGATGCTTGGATCGAAGAGCCAGTACGTGACGTTGCTAAACCATTCTTGATGCCAGTTGAGGACGTATTTACAATTACAGGTCGTGGAACTGTTGCTACAGGTCGTATCGAAACTGGAGTTGCTAACACTGGAGATCCTGTTGAAATCATTGGTATGGGAGCTGAAAAATTAACTTCTACTATTACAGGAGTTGAGATGTTCCGTAAAATCCTTGACAGAGGTGAAGCTGGAGATAACGTAGGTTTATTGTTAAGAGGTATTGATAAAGCTGATATCAAAAGAGGTATGGTTATTATTAAGCCAGGTTCAGTAAAACCACACGCTAAATTCAAAGCAGAGGTTTACATCTTGAAAAAAGAAGAAGGTGGACGTCATACTCCATTCCACAATAACTACCGTCCACAGTTCTATGTACGTACAACTGACGTAACAGGAGTTATTACTTTACCAGCAGGTGTAGAGATGGTAATGCCAGGTGATAACTTAACTATTGAAGTTGCTTTATTAAGCCCAATCGCTATGAACGTAGGTTTACGTTTTGCTATCCGTGAAGGAGGTAGAACAGTTGGAGCTGGTCAGGTTACTGAAATCGTAGAATAA
- the hpf gene encoding ribosome hibernation-promoting factor, HPF/YfiA family, with protein sequence MKVDVHAVNFTVDRKLVDFIQERMSKLEKYYDRVVSSDVFLKVERTSDKENKVVEIKINVPGDEFLVKKQCKTFEEAIELSAESLERLLVKRKEKIRAHI encoded by the coding sequence ATGAAGGTAGATGTTCATGCGGTTAACTTTACTGTTGACAGAAAATTGGTCGATTTTATTCAGGAAAGAATGAGTAAGTTGGAAAAATACTACGATCGAGTGGTTTCGTCAGATGTTTTTTTGAAAGTGGAAAGAACAAGTGATAAAGAGAATAAGGTGGTGGAGATAAAGATTAATGTTCCTGGTGATGAGTTTTTAGTGAAAAAACAGTGTAAAACATTTGAAGAGGCGATTGAGCTTTCGGCAGAATCGTTAGAACGTTTGCTTGTAAAAAGGAAAGAAAAAATAAGAGCGCATATTTAA
- a CDS encoding 3'-5' exonuclease translates to MNFTAIDFETATGYHPCSVGIVTVQNGIIIDEFVTLIKPPNNEYNPFTTRVHGIYPKDTINSKTFFQVYPEIEKRLKNRVVVAHNESFDRNVLMKSMLLHGLNYEDLNIASQWECTVKIYKAKGIKPTKLSDCCREMKIQLNHHEALSDARACAKLYMLR, encoded by the coding sequence ATGAATTTTACTGCAATAGATTTTGAAACGGCTACGGGATATCATCCATGTTCTGTTGGAATTGTGACGGTTCAAAACGGAATAATTATTGACGAATTTGTAACTTTAATAAAACCTCCAAATAACGAATATAATCCGTTTACGACTCGTGTTCATGGAATTTACCCAAAGGACACCATCAATTCTAAAACTTTTTTTCAGGTTTATCCCGAAATAGAAAAGCGGCTAAAAAATCGAGTTGTCGTGGCACACAATGAAAGCTTTGACCGTAATGTTTTAATGAAGTCTATGCTGCTTCATGGTTTAAATTATGAAGATTTAAACATTGCTTCACAATGGGAATGTACAGTGAAAATCTATAAAGCAAAAGGAATAAAGCCAACAAAGCTAAGTGACTGCTGTCGCGAAATGAAAATTCAGCTCAATCACCATGAAGCTTTATCAGATGCAAGAGCTTGTGCAAAGCTGTATATGCTTCGTTAA
- the secE gene encoding preprotein translocase subunit SecE, protein MTKVTNYLSEAFEELKSNVTWPAWAEVQKLTIVVAVFSILFALATWGVDEFFAKALAGFFNWLKG, encoded by the coding sequence ATGACAAAAGTTACTAATTATTTATCAGAGGCTTTCGAAGAGTTAAAGTCAAATGTTACTTGGCCAGCTTGGGCTGAAGTACAAAAATTGACAATTGTTGTGGCTGTATTTTCAATCTTATTCGCTTTGGCAACTTGGGGAGTGGATGAATTTTTTGCAAAAGCTTTGGCTGGATTTTTTAACTGGTTAAAAGGATAA
- the rpsU gene encoding 30S ribosomal protein S21: MLIIPIKDGENIDRALKRYKRKFDKTGTVRQLRARTAFIKPSVIKRAQIQKAAYIQGLKDSLES, translated from the coding sequence ATGTTAATTATACCAATTAAAGACGGAGAAAATATCGATAGAGCATTAAAGCGCTATAAAAGAAAATTTGATAAAACAGGAACTGTTCGTCAATTAAGAGCACGTACTGCTTTTATTAAGCCTTCTGTTATCAAAAGAGCTCAAATTCAAAAAGCTGCTTACATTCAAGGTTTGAAAGATAGCTTAGAAAGTTAA
- a CDS encoding tyrosine-type recombinase/integrase: MKTNKEAFGDYLLLEKKYSAHTVQAYLNDVVSFESFVSESFEQESIDLVNYSQVRSWIVFLVEQGISNVSINRKMASLKAFYRFLLKSKQIEINPMLKHKALKVPKVVQIPFSEKELKDLLSEIDFPVGFQEVRDKLIVEMFYVTGMRRAELIHLMIKNVDLSSGVIKVLGKRNKERIIPILPMIVNQIRVYIKERDSLGDIEDFDYFFISKKGLKLSESFVYRLINSYFSRVSEKVKKSPHVLRHTFATHLLNNGADLNSVKELLGHSSLASTQVYTHNSLAELKKVYKGAHPRGD; this comes from the coding sequence ATGAAAACAAATAAAGAAGCTTTTGGGGATTATCTTTTGCTGGAGAAAAAATATTCTGCGCATACCGTGCAGGCTTATTTAAATGATGTTGTGTCTTTTGAGTCTTTTGTTAGTGAAAGTTTTGAGCAGGAGAGTATTGATTTGGTAAATTACAGTCAAGTTAGAAGCTGGATTGTTTTTTTGGTAGAACAGGGGATTTCGAATGTGTCGATAAACAGGAAAATGGCTTCTCTAAAAGCTTTTTACAGATTTTTGTTAAAGTCTAAGCAGATCGAAATTAATCCTATGTTGAAGCATAAGGCTTTAAAAGTTCCGAAAGTGGTCCAGATTCCTTTTTCTGAAAAAGAGCTAAAGGATTTGCTGAGTGAGATAGATTTTCCGGTTGGTTTTCAAGAAGTGAGAGATAAGCTTATTGTGGAGATGTTTTATGTGACGGGAATGCGTCGTGCGGAATTGATTCATTTGATGATTAAGAATGTGGATCTTTCTTCTGGTGTTATAAAGGTGTTAGGGAAAAGAAATAAGGAGCGTATTATTCCTATTCTGCCAATGATAGTGAATCAAATTAGGGTTTATATAAAGGAGAGGGATAGTCTGGGGGATATTGAAGATTTTGATTATTTTTTTATTTCCAAAAAAGGATTAAAATTAAGCGAATCTTTTGTTTATCGTTTAATAAATTCATACTTTAGTAGGGTCTCGGAAAAGGTAAAAAAAAGTCCGCATGTGCTTCGGCATACTTTTGCAACCCACTTGTTGAATAACGGGGCAGATTTGAATTCGGTTAAAGAGTTGTTGGGGCATTCTAGTTTGGCGTCTACGCAAGTTTATACTCATAATAGTTTGGCGGAACTTAAAAAAGTGTATAAAGGGGCGCATCCAAGAGGTGACTGA
- a CDS encoding APC family permease produces the protein MSIWRVKPISAFEADMKKSDLKRVLGKWSLTAIGVGAIIGGGIFVLTGTGAYYHAGPALAISFIIAGIACVFAALCYSEFASILPVEGSAYAYAYGTIGEIFAWIIGWGLILEYAMGSMTVAVSWSGYFNKLLKLFGIKLPEWLTTDPASYTGEGFSMNLPAFLIVILVISLLIKGTKSAAKANNAIVILKVAAVIFVIIAGLFFINTANWSPFIPEATQIIEKETTHNAYGIGGIVSGAAAIFFAYVGFDAVSTQAGEAINPKKDVPFAIIASLLICTTLYILVSLVLTGMMNYQDFNPLGKYPEAIKAPVAYAFDIAGQGWAGFIITVAATIGLVSVLMVMIMGQSRIFLGMSKDGLIPSVFSRVNPISGSPTTNLMILGGIIATVAAFTPINKLADMTSFGTLFAFTMVCIAVWILRVKQPGLTRTFKVPALPIIAVLGIAINTYLIINLSLDAQLFSLGWLAIGILVYFGYSKQRSKLNDAKGFEE, from the coding sequence ATGTCAATTTGGAGAGTTAAACCAATATCTGCCTTTGAGGCCGATATGAAAAAAAGTGATTTAAAAAGAGTCCTTGGAAAATGGAGTCTTACTGCCATTGGTGTTGGTGCCATTATCGGTGGAGGAATTTTTGTACTTACAGGTACTGGGGCTTATTATCATGCAGGCCCAGCATTAGCAATTTCGTTTATTATTGCAGGTATTGCTTGTGTTTTTGCCGCTCTTTGCTATTCTGAATTTGCTTCCATTTTACCAGTTGAAGGATCCGCTTATGCCTATGCTTATGGTACTATCGGAGAAATTTTTGCATGGATAATTGGCTGGGGACTTATACTCGAATATGCCATGGGATCTATGACCGTAGCGGTTTCCTGGTCCGGATATTTTAATAAATTACTTAAACTCTTTGGTATTAAACTCCCTGAATGGCTGACAACAGATCCTGCAAGCTACACTGGAGAAGGATTCTCTATGAATCTTCCTGCTTTCTTGATTGTTATCTTAGTTATTTCACTACTTATTAAAGGAACTAAAAGTGCAGCAAAAGCTAATAACGCTATCGTTATTCTTAAAGTTGCTGCGGTTATCTTCGTAATTATTGCTGGACTTTTCTTTATTAATACAGCAAACTGGAGCCCGTTTATTCCTGAAGCTACTCAAATTATCGAAAAAGAAACAACTCATAATGCTTACGGAATTGGAGGAATTGTTTCTGGAGCTGCTGCCATTTTCTTTGCTTATGTTGGTTTTGATGCCGTTTCTACACAAGCTGGGGAAGCTATTAATCCTAAAAAAGATGTACCTTTTGCTATTATTGCTTCATTGTTAATCTGTACAACTTTATACATTCTTGTTTCTCTTGTATTAACTGGAATGATGAATTACCAAGATTTCAATCCACTAGGAAAATATCCTGAAGCTATCAAAGCACCTGTTGCTTATGCTTTTGATATTGCAGGACAAGGATGGGCTGGATTTATTATTACTGTTGCAGCTACTATTGGATTAGTTTCTGTATTAATGGTAATGATTATGGGACAATCTAGAATTTTCTTAGGGATGTCTAAAGACGGTTTAATTCCTTCTGTTTTCTCTAGAGTAAACCCTATTTCTGGATCTCCTACAACTAACTTAATGATTTTAGGAGGTATTATTGCAACAGTTGCCGCTTTTACTCCTATCAATAAATTAGCTGACATGACAAGCTTCGGTACTTTATTTGCCTTTACAATGGTTTGTATTGCGGTTTGGATTTTAAGAGTAAAACAGCCAGGTTTAACTAGAACATTTAAAGTTCCTGCATTGCCTATTATTGCTGTACTAGGAATTGCAATTAATACTTATCTTATCATTAATTTGAGTTTAGATGCTCAATTATTTTCACTTGGATGGCTTGCAATTGGTATTCTTGTTTATTTTGGATACAGCAAACAAAGATCTAAGCTTAATGACGCTAAAGGATTTGAAGAATAG
- a CDS encoding acyl-CoA dehydrogenase family protein, translating to MNFEYNETQLMITQSIKDFAEKNIRPYIMEWDESQIFPIPLFKKLGEMGFMGVLVPEEYGGSGLGYHEYVTIIEEISKVDPSIGLSVAAHNSLCTNHILTFGNEEQKKKWLPKLATAEHIGAWGLTEHNTGSDAGGMNTTAVKDGDHWIVNGAKNFITHAISGDIAVVVVRTGEKGDSKGMTAFVFEKGMTGFSSGKKENKLGMRASETAELVFDNCRVPDENRLGEVGQGFIQAMKILDGGRISIGALSLGIAKGAYEAALKYSKERHQFGQPISNFQGISFKLADMATEIEASELLLHKAAFLKQKHKEVTTAGAMAKMYASEACVKIANDAVQIHGGYGYTKDFPVEKFYRDSKLCTIGEGTTEIQKVVISRNLLKE from the coding sequence ATGAATTTTGAATATAACGAAACACAGTTAATGATTACGCAGTCTATAAAAGACTTTGCAGAAAAAAATATAAGACCCTATATAATGGAGTGGGATGAGTCGCAGATTTTTCCAATTCCGTTATTTAAGAAATTGGGTGAAATGGGATTTATGGGGGTTTTAGTTCCTGAAGAATATGGAGGTTCTGGGTTAGGTTATCATGAATATGTTACTATAATTGAAGAAATTTCAAAAGTAGATCCGTCAATAGGATTGTCAGTTGCGGCGCATAATTCACTATGTACAAATCATATTTTGACTTTCGGAAACGAAGAGCAAAAGAAAAAATGGCTTCCTAAATTAGCAACAGCAGAACACATTGGTGCTTGGGGACTAACAGAACATAATACAGGCTCGGATGCTGGAGGAATGAATACAACGGCGGTCAAAGATGGCGACCATTGGATAGTAAATGGAGCAAAAAATTTTATAACTCATGCAATTTCTGGAGATATTGCAGTTGTTGTAGTACGTACAGGGGAAAAAGGTGATTCTAAAGGAATGACGGCTTTTGTTTTTGAAAAAGGAATGACGGGTTTTTCGTCAGGAAAGAAAGAAAATAAGCTGGGAATGAGAGCTAGTGAAACTGCGGAATTGGTTTTTGATAATTGCCGAGTTCCAGATGAAAACAGATTAGGAGAAGTTGGGCAGGGGTTTATTCAGGCAATGAAAATTCTAGATGGAGGAAGGATTTCTATAGGAGCTTTGTCATTAGGAATTGCAAAAGGGGCTTATGAAGCAGCGCTGAAGTATTCAAAGGAAAGGCATCAGTTTGGGCAGCCAATTAGTAATTTTCAAGGAATATCCTTTAAATTGGCAGATATGGCAACGGAAATTGAGGCTTCAGAATTGTTGCTTCATAAAGCAGCTTTTTTGAAACAGAAGCATAAAGAGGTAACTACAGCAGGAGCCATGGCAAAAATGTATGCTTCTGAAGCCTGTGTTAAAATTGCCAATGATGCAGTCCAGATTCATGGCGGATATGGGTATACTAAGGATTTTCCAGTTGAAAAATTCTACAGAGATTCTAAATTGTGTACAATAGGAGAGGGGACTACTGAAATTCAAAAAGTAGTAATTTCTAGAAATTTATTGAAAGAATAA